The Geothrix sp. DNA segment TCCCTCCTGTTCTGCGCAACCCTCCTGGTCGCTGGGGGGGATCCCTTCGAGGCACCGCCAGAGCTGAAGACCTTCGCCCAGAAGCAGACCATCGGCCACATGGGGGTCGCCACCAAGGTCAGCTACCTGCTCAGATCCTTCTTCGCGGCCCCGGAGGATGGCGGGCTGGGGATCACCTACGACAACGCCTACACCCGCACCCCCATGGAAGCCTGGCGGGACCGCAAGGCCAACTGCCTGACTCTGACGGCGCTCTATGTGGCGGCCTGCAAGTCCATCGGCCTCGAGGCCAGGTACGGGGAATCGCTGAGGGTCAGCCGCTGGCGGCGGGTGGGTACCACGGTGCGCTACGAGCGGCATGTGGTGGCCGTCGTTCCGGCCGGCACCATTGGGCAGGAACTCGTCGCCGATTTCCTTCCGGAAATCAGGAAGGACACTCAGCTCATCGTGCCGCTGGAGCCCAAGCGCGTGCTGGCCCTGTTCTACAGCAACCGCGCCGTCGAGCTGATGGCCGAGCCCCGCCCGGATGAGGCCCTGGCGTCTGCCCACCGGTCCATCGAGATGGACCCGAACCTGGGTGTGGGTTGGAACATCCTGGGGGTGGTGCAGCGGAGCCTCGGCCAGGACGCCGAAGCCGAGAAATCCTTCCTGAAGGCCATCGGGGCCGATCCCAAGGATGGGGCCCCCTGCGGCAACCTGGAGAACCTCCTGAGGGCGCAGGGCCGGGAGGCGGAGGCACAGGTCTACCGGGACCGGGGCATGGAGGTTCGGAAGCGGGATCCCTTCTTCAACGCCTTCCTGGCGGAAGAGGCCCTGCAGGACAGCCACTGGGAGGAAGCGGACAAGCGCATCAAACAGGCGATCAGGCTGCTACCCCAGGAGCCGGACTTCTACCTGATCCAGGCACGCCTGGCCCTGGCCCAGGGGCAGCGGAAAGACGCCATCAAGGCCCTGGAGAAGGCGCGCAAGTGGGCCATGCCCGAGATGCAGGCCCGCTACGACACCAAGCTGGCGCTGCTCAAGGGAGAAACGCCCAGCTAGTTCGCCTCCAATTCCGCGAGACGGGTCTGGGCATCCACGCTGTCCGGATGGTGCATCAGGCATTCCCGGAGGTAGCGGCGGGCTCCCTCCAGGTCCTCCAGTTCCCGGCGCGCTTCGGCCAGGTGGATGAGCGCCTCCTCGGCCTGGGGATCCACATGGAGGGCCTGCCGCCAATGGCCCTCCGCCCGATCCCAGTCGCCGAGCTCGGCGCAGGCGTGGCCCGCATCCAGCAGGAAGCGCAGCCCATGCGGATCCATGCGCACCGCCCGTTCCAGGTCCATCCGCGCCGGGAGCGGATCTCCCAGGTGGGCGCGGGCCAGGCCCCGCAGATGCCAGAAGGCGGGGCGCTCCCGACAGGGCTCCGCCAGCCCGTCCAGGTAGGGCAGCAGCGCCTCCCAGGCCGCCATGCCGGCCAGGCAATCCGCCTGCAGCAGCAGGAGGTCCACGTCCCCGGGCTGTTCCTTGAGCAGAGCCAGCACCTCCGCGTAGGCGGCCTCGTACCCGCCCTCGGCGACCAGGATCTGCAGCCTCAAGGGCGGGTGGTGGTCCCCCTGCTGGTCGAAGGGGACCTGATCCAGCAGCTCCTTTGCGAAGGCCGGGCGATCCTCCCACCAGAAGGCGAACTCCGCGCGGCGGAGGTGCCATTCCTGACGGAAGGAGCCGCCCTCCTCGCCTTCCGGGATGGTGTCCCAGGCCCGCTCGAGGGTCAGCAGGGCATCCCCGTCCCGGTGCAGCTCCAGGGCGATCTGGTAGCGCTCCATCCAGAGACGGAAGGCGCCGGGCAGGCTGCCGATGGCACTCTCGATCACCTTCCAGGCACCTTCCCGGTCCCCCAGCTGGCGGCGGGAGACCGTCTCTGCCAGCCAGTGCAGGGGCTGGGTGCGCCGTTCCGCGGGCAGGTTCTGGACCAGCGCGAGGGCCTCCGCGTAGCGGCCATTCCGGAGCAGGTGCATGCCAGCGGCGCCCCGGTCCCAGGGCAGCCGGGGATCCCCATGGCGGGACATGAGGACCCCCAGCGCCTGCTCAGCCATGTCCTCCCGGCCATGCTGGAGACCGGCCAGCATGAGGTCCTCCAGGATGAGGGGATCGTCCCAGGAGAGGGGCAGGGCCTCCTCGAAATGGACCCAGGCCCGGTGCAGGGTCTCTGGCTCAGCCACCCGGAGCAGCAGGATGCCCTGCAGGTGCCGGAGCCGGCCCATGTGCGGGGCGAGCGCCATGAGGCGCGCACCCCAGGCCAGCCTCTGGAAGGACGGAGTGCCCGGGACTTTCCGGAAGGCCCGGGAAACCAGGGCCCTCCTCCAGAGCGGCAGGCGGGCAAGCTGCGCCTCCAGCGCCTCCAGCCAGGCCAGGTCCCGGTGGCCGAGGGAGAGGTGGAGGGCACTCCTCAGCTGGAGGATCCGGTAGCCAAGCTCACCCCGGTTCCATCCGGAGGTCCCCAGCGCCTGGAGCACCTCGTAGGGATGATCCCCCTGGGCCCAGCGCCGTTCGGCCCGATGGAGCCGGGGCCGGTCGATCCACTGGGCCCGGGCGTTGAGTCCGATCCAGGCGCCCAAGCCCATGGTCCCGAGGACTAGGGCCAGGGCCGGCAGGGGGGTGAGGCCTTCGGGAGGCGCAGTGAGCAGGGCCATGCCCGCGATGGCGGCCACGGATAGCACCGCGGCCAGCGTGGTTCGGAGCAGCCAGGATCGTCCGGATTCCGTCATGGATCGAGTATGAGCCCGTCCCCGGGGCATCAGGCATCCCGATCCCGCCCTGCATCCAACGAGCCCCGGGAGAATCGGGACCTGTGTCCTGGCGCAGGCGGATCAGACCTTGCT contains these protein-coding regions:
- a CDS encoding tetratricopeptide repeat protein; translation: MTESGRSWLLRTTLAAVLSVAAIAGMALLTAPPEGLTPLPALALVLGTMGLGAWIGLNARAQWIDRPRLHRAERRWAQGDHPYEVLQALGTSGWNRGELGYRILQLRSALHLSLGHRDLAWLEALEAQLARLPLWRRALVSRAFRKVPGTPSFQRLAWGARLMALAPHMGRLRHLQGILLLRVAEPETLHRAWVHFEEALPLSWDDPLILEDLMLAGLQHGREDMAEQALGVLMSRHGDPRLPWDRGAAGMHLLRNGRYAEALALVQNLPAERRTQPLHWLAETVSRRQLGDREGAWKVIESAIGSLPGAFRLWMERYQIALELHRDGDALLTLERAWDTIPEGEEGGSFRQEWHLRRAEFAFWWEDRPAFAKELLDQVPFDQQGDHHPPLRLQILVAEGGYEAAYAEVLALLKEQPGDVDLLLLQADCLAGMAAWEALLPYLDGLAEPCRERPAFWHLRGLARAHLGDPLPARMDLERAVRMDPHGLRFLLDAGHACAELGDWDRAEGHWRQALHVDPQAEEALIHLAEARRELEDLEGARRYLRECLMHHPDSVDAQTRLAELEAN
- a CDS encoding tetratricopeptide repeat protein — protein: MRLRPLSLLFCATLLVAGGDPFEAPPELKTFAQKQTIGHMGVATKVSYLLRSFFAAPEDGGLGITYDNAYTRTPMEAWRDRKANCLTLTALYVAACKSIGLEARYGESLRVSRWRRVGTTVRYERHVVAVVPAGTIGQELVADFLPEIRKDTQLIVPLEPKRVLALFYSNRAVELMAEPRPDEALASAHRSIEMDPNLGVGWNILGVVQRSLGQDAEAEKSFLKAIGADPKDGAPCGNLENLLRAQGREAEAQVYRDRGMEVRKRDPFFNAFLAEEALQDSHWEEADKRIKQAIRLLPQEPDFYLIQARLALAQGQRKDAIKALEKARKWAMPEMQARYDTKLALLKGETPS